The following coding sequences are from one Cercospora beticola chromosome 4, complete sequence window:
- the PRP16 gene encoding DEAH-box RNA helicase prp16 produces MAGDEHRAKRQRTDHNDDNEHFAAQPQHFRRPHDKLKDSHRPSSQSRDRGSATPRNYRDGTPSQPHQAEFDGPEAGVNDDDAAALDRDWYNYGEDGAVLGDETHNPFGGNEDTTWADQERERELLEKKMAVRSRVNPKFLQRQKDNDAWEANRMLASSVAQTRDNFNSLDDENEETRVHLLVHDLKPPFLDGKTVFTKQLEPISAVKDPQSDMAVFAKKGSKVVRERRQQKERQKQAQEATSAAGTTLGNVTGVKEEDTDSAAPALGEGEEDGKSKGSKFAEHMKKQDAGQSDFSRTKSLREQREYLPAFAVREDLLRVIRDNQVIIVVGQTGSGKTTQLTQFLYEDGYAKSGMIGCTQPRRVAAMSVAKRVSEEMEVPLGGTVGYAIRFEDCTSKDTMIKYMTDGVLLRESLTNPDLDQYSCIIMDEAHERALNTDVLMGLIKKVLARRRDLKLIVTSATMNAERFSRFYGGAPEFFIPGRTFPVDIQYSRSPCEDYVDSAVRQVLAIHVSQGQGDILVFMTGQEDIEVTCELVAERLAQLNDPPKLSILPIYSQMPADLQAKIFDRAPPGVRKVIVATNIAETSLTVDGIMYVVDCGFSKLKVYNPRMGMDTLQITPVSQANASQRAGRAGRTGPGRAFHLYTERAFKEELYVATIPEIQRTNLANTVLLLKSLGVKDLLDFDFMDPPPQDTITTSLFDLWALGALTNLGELTELGRLMTSFPMDPSLAKLVITSSTTYNCAEEMITIVSMLSVPSVFYRPKERLEEADAAREKFFVHDSDHLTLLTVYQQWVFNGRKDGWCVKHFLHPKALRRAEEIKQQITDIMKSSKMDISTCGYDLDVVRECICSGYYHQAAKRKGLGEYVNLRTSVTMNLHPTSALYNSGDPPDYVVYHELILTSKEYMSVATAVDAHWLADLGGVFYSVKEKGYSSGKGRREIEYSKKAELELQIEVDRRRAKEEEEERERSVAAGKKNGVGSGNGVVGKSAVKKPGTKGSSVVKGVIGRRR; encoded by the coding sequence ATGGCTGGCGATGAACACAGAGCCAAGCGACAGCGTACCGACCACAACGACGACAACGAGCACTTCGCCGCACAACCCCAGCATTTCCGCCGCCCGCACGACAAGCTCAAAGATTCGCATCGACCCTCTTCGCAGTCCCGAGATCGAGGCTCTGCAACACCGCGCAACTATCGTGATGGCACGCCCTCGCAGCCCCACCAAGCCGAGTTTGATGGGCCCGAAGCAGGCGTCAACGACGATGATGCGGCCGCCTTAGATCGCGATTGGTACAATTACGGCGAGGATGGCGCTGTGCTGGGTGACGAAACCCACAATCCCTTCGGCGGGAACGAGGACACAACATGGGCAGACCAGGAGCGGGAGCGGGAGCTGTTGGAGAAGAAAATGGCTGTGCGAAGTCGCGTGAACCCCAAGTTCTTGCAGAGACAAAAGGACAATGATGCGTGGGAAGCGAATCGCATGCTGGCCTCGAGTGTCGCCCAAACGCGGGACAATTTCAACAGTTTGGATGATGAAAACGAGGAAACGAGAGTGCACTTGTTGGTGCACGATCTGAAGCCACCCTTCCTGGACGGAAAGACTGTCTTCACCAAGCAGCTGGAGCCGATCAGTGCTGTAAAGGATCCGCAAAGTGATATGGCTGTCTTTGCGAAGAAGGGCAGCAAAGTtgtgagggagaggaggcagCAGAAAGAACGGCAAAAGCAGGCGCAGGAAGCAACGAGTGCCGCCGGGACGACACTTGGCAATGTCACGGGAGTGAAGGAAGAAGACACCGATTCGGCCGCTCCTGCTCTCGGCGAGGGTGAGGAAGACGGCAAGAGTAAAGGCAGCAAGTTTGCAGAGCACATGAAGAAGCAGGACGCTGGTCAGTCGGATTTCTCAAGGACAAAATCGTTGCGTGAGCAGAGAGAGTACCTGCCCGCGTTTGCCGTACGAGAAGATCTACTACGCGTCATTCGAGACAACCAGGTCATCATTGTGGTCGGACAGACGGGATCGGGAAAGACGACGCAGTTGACCCAATTCCTGTACGAGGATGGCTATGCCAAGAGCGGCATGATTGGATGCACCCAGCCCAGACGTGTGGCTGCCATGTCAGTGGCAAAGCGTGTCagtgaggagatggaggtgcCGCTGGGAGGCACTGTGGGTTACGCCATTCGATTCGAAGATTGCACGAGTAAAGATACGATGATCAAGTACATGACTGATGGTGTTTTGCTGAGAGAATCGCTCACGAATCCTGATCTCGATCAGTATAGCTGTATCATCATGGACGAAGCTCACGAACGTGCCCTAAATACGGATGTGCTCATGGGGCTGATCAAGAAAGTACTCGCGCGACGGCGAGATTTGAAGCTGATCGTCACTTCTGCCACCATGAACGCCGAACGCTTCTCGCGATTTTACGGTGGTGCACCGGAATTCTTCATTCCCGGACGAACATTCCCAGTCGACATCCAGTACTCACGGTCGCCTTGCGAAGACTATGTCGACAGTGCCGTGCGACAGGTTCTCGCCATCCACGTCAGTCAAGGCCAGGGAGACATTCTCGTTTTCATGACGGGTCAGGAGGATATTGAAGTTACATGCGAGCTGGTCGCAGAACGTCTTGCTCAGCTGAACGACCCTCCCAAATTGAGCATTCTGCCCATCTATTCGCAGATGCCTGCGGACTTGCAAGCCAAGATCTTCGACAGAGCTCCGCCAGGAGTGCGCAAGGTCATCGTTGCCACAAACATCGCAGAAACTTCACTTACAGTGGATGGAATCATGTATGTCGTGGATTGTGGCTTCAGCAAGCTTAAGGTCTACAACCCTCGTATGGGCATGGACACTCTGCAGATCACACCTGTCAGTCAGGCAAATGCTTCGCAGCGTGCCGGTCGCGCTGGAAGAACTGGACCCGGACGAGCATTCCACCTCTATACTGAGCGTGCCTTCAAGGAAGAACTGTACGTGGCAACGATACCTGAGATCCAGCGAACGAATCTGGCCAACACTGTTCTACTCCTCAAATCACTTGGGGTCAAAGATTTGCTagacttcgacttcatggaCCCGCCTCCTCAAGACACCATAACGACTTCTCTTTTCGATCTTTGGGCACTAGGCGCACTAACAAACCTGGGCGAGCTCACCGAACTCGGTCGCCTCATGACATCCTTCCCCATGGACCCATCCCTTGCCAAACTCGTCATCACCTCATCAACCACATACAACTGCGCCGAAGAAATGATCACCATCGTCTCGATGCTCTCCGTCCCATCCGTCTTCTACCGCCCCAAAGAAcgcctcgaagaagccgacgCCGCGCGAGAAAAATTCTTCGTCCACGACTCCGACCACCTCACCCTCCTCACCGTCTACCAACAGTGGGTCTTCAACGGCCGCAAAGACGGCTGGTGTGTCAAACACTTCCTCCACCCAAAAGCCCTACGTCGAGCCGAAGAAATCAAACAGCAAATCACCGATATCATGAAATCCTCCAAAATGGACATCTCAACTTGCGGTTACGATCTCGATGTCGTGAGAGAGTGTATTTGCTCTGGATACTACCACCAAGCCGCCAAACGCAAAGGTCTGGGCGAATACGTCAATCTCCGAACGAGCGTCACCATGAATTTACATCCCACCTCCGCGTTGTATAATTCTGGTGACCCGCCAGACTATGTCGTGTACCATGAACTTATTCTTACGAGCAAGGAGTACATGTCTGTCGCGACGGCGGTCGATGCGCATTGGTTGGCGGACTTGGGTGGAGTGTTTTATTcggtgaaggagaaggggTATAGTAGTGGGAAGGGAAGGAGGGAAATtgaatatagtaagaaggcGGAGTTGGAGTTGCAAATTGAGGTTGATCGGAGGAGggcgaaggaggaggaggaggagagggagaggagtgTTGCGGCGGGGAAGAAGAATGGTGTGGGAAGTGGGAATGGAGTTGTTGGGAAGAGTGCGGTGAAGAAACCGGGGACGAAGGGGAGTAGTGTTGTGAAGGGGGTTattgggaggaggaggtga
- a CDS encoding uncharacterized protein (BUSCO:EOG0926146A), which produces MPDNESPADQPRKPVADTAAATAAEEDDQVTELKRVHTKGSEKPDEPKAEPPAADEFGLPIRPPRRRNYSLNELDSPEQIKQKVVEETEGELNRKRAESGAAKSESNDAAKEASKSEKEQKESPVTPRTSVDGKRPEHTDTQSSAQTTSTSPVSFRTPGSPTAVRKHAAKASVSTIGEFSHQQVVARDDVDEVKEEKEDEWQDMPAIATHRIYDDWGKVLAKGVDEVEDETVAYSTLGGAGKGYTRVQMDEDAQSATSMDDNTAYLFKEYGRSNALLEEDEGQAMDAMGQLQATKELLTEGQRVAYVGVVRLSLAQMQKDFDQLERMKNTKKLVELAAEALKMWTQKVMIKLYAHMEIDAREQIMVEQLSEHGVLPSDLTPALMANARVKNPTAASGSNSEVTSARPSMASPRPSSIGGRPASTAHTSRPSSKPGTPLPQDPETPPPAYEEHTADQLTIENPDDYEDAKNLDIDIRWTVLCDLFLLLISDSTYDARARVLLERVGVALSVPWQEICRFEKRVTDALEMQEEAEKENWNEDDHIEARAKAAKKKRMVVMGLCTVGGGLVIGLSAGLLAPVIGAGLAAGFTAVGVTGTGTFLGGTGAAALIGTTGTLIGGKIGFGTSGRRTGAVKTFEYKPLYNNKRVNLIVTVAGWMTGSVDDVRLPFSTVDPIMGDIYSVNWEPEMLQSTGATMQILGTEALTQTIQQILGATFLTTLMAGLSTPLILAKISYLIDNPWSVSCARADSAGLIMADSIIERNLGVRPITLVGFSLGARVVYACLKELARRGGIGLVQNVYMFGAPVVVKKEDWVKAKSVVPGRFVNGYATNDWILGYLFRATGGGVMRIAGLGKVDITGIENIDVTEDVPGHMAYRAMMPTLLDKVGWMVDSLEYSEIEDPDPDNHEKRQRELINEIEEARRQLEEQPEKKGFKSFFVRKKVQKKAWETYDERNMKVLEGDEKEAQKLAEENTNVMFDVEAIRREALALAVQQPGDIEEIKKHLSVRELQSTLPALKVDLSKHDNSSGGNTPSSATRPSLAPTQSQSHDGTTTVKTREVFPNGTHKDDNYEHGVSMTFGSPDRSHTSDLSRSASHNASASVPVVMPPASGISRHATPEPQRPETAWGQTRAKFGPPLERQNMRSVTSPFPSSRNFAEEEMVTSPDYNPWGGGADADDPDFGKEREVKMTF; this is translated from the coding sequence ATGCCTGACAATGAATCCCCCGCCGATCAACCCCGAAAGCCTGTAGCGGatacggcagcagcaacagcagcagaggaggatgacCAGGTGACGGAATTGAAGCGCGTGCACACCAAGGGCAGCGAGAAGCCTGATGAGCCCAAGGCAGAACCCCCGGCCGCCGACGAGTTTGGACTTCCCATCAGGCCACCGCGGAGGAGAAATTACTCGCTCAACGAGCTGGATAGTCCCGAGCAGATCAAACAAAAGGTCGTCGAGGAGACGGAGGGGGAGCTGAATAGGAAGAGAGCCGAGTCGGGAGCCGCCAAGTCAGAATCGAACGATGCTGCGAAAGAGGCGAGCAAGAGTGAGAAAGAGCAGAAAGAGAGTCCCGTGACACCACGCACCAGTGTCGATGGCAAGCGTCCGGAGCACACGGACACCCAGTCCTCTGCTCAAACCACGTCCACTTCGCCTGTGAGTTTTCGGACTCCAGGCAGCCCCACTGCGGTGAGGAAACATGCCGCCAAGGCCTCCGTCAGCACGATTGGCGAGTTCTCGCACCAGCAAGTCGTCGCTAGAGACGACGTCGATGAGgtcaaggaggagaaggaagacgaATGGCAAGACATGCCCGCCATCGCCACTCACCGCATCTATGATGACTGGGGCAAAGTGCTTGCCAAGGGCGTCGATGAGGTGGAAGATGAGACGGTCGCCTATAGCACGCTTGGTGGCGCCGGTAAAGGATACACTCGCGTACAAATGGATGAAGATGCTCAGAGTGCAACTTCTATGGATGACAACACTGCGTATCTATTCAAAGAGTACGGCCGCAGCAATGCTctgctggaagaagacgaaggccAGGCAATGGACGCCATGGGGCAGCTGCAAGCTACAAAGGAGCTGTTGACAGAGGGACAGCGAGTGGCCTACGTTGGAGTTGTCCGACTGTCTCTGGCTCAGATGCAAAAGGATTTCGATCAGCTGGAACGAATGAAGAACACGAAGAAGTTGGTGGAGCTTGCAGCCGAGGCATTGAAGATGTGGACGCAGAAGGTCATGATCAAGTTGTACGCCCATATGGAGATCGACGCGAGGGAGCAAATCATGGTGGAGCAGTTGTCGGAACATGGAGTTCTTCCGAGCGACCTCACACCTGCATTGATGGCGAATGCAAGAGTGAAGAATCCTACGGCAGCTTCCGGCTCCAACTCCGAGGTCACTTCTGCTCGCCCGTCAATGGCTTCACCCAGACCATCCAGTATTGGGGGAAGGCCAGCATCGACTGCTCACACCTCGCGCCCGTCCTCGAAACCGGGCACGCCGCTGCCTCAGGATCCAGAGACCCCACCTCCGGCATATGAAGAGCACACTGCGGACCAGCTAACAATCGAAAACCCCGACGACTATGAAGATGCGAAGAATTTAGACATCGACATTCGATGGACGGTACTCTGCGAcctcttcctgcttctcATCTCGGACAGCACATACGATGCACGCGCCAGAGTCCTGCTTGAACGAGTCGGGGTCGCACTTTCTGTTCCATGGCAAGAGATTTGTCGTTTCGAGAAGCGGGTCACGGACGCATTGGAGATgcaggaagaagcagaaaaggAGAATTGGAACGAAGATGACCACATCGAGGCGCGTGCCaaggcagcgaagaagaagcgtatGGTGGTCATGGGTTTGTGTACCGTTGGCGGTGGACTGGTCATTGGTCTCAGCGCCGGTCTCCTGGCCCCAGTCATTGGTGCCGGTCTCGCTGCTGGCTTCACCGCGGTCGGCGTCACCGGGACTGGTACCTTCCTCGGCGGGACAGGCGCAGCGGCACTGATTGGCACCACTGGTACGCTCATCGGTGGCAAGATCGGGTTCGGAACAAGTGGCAGACGTACGGGGGCGGTCAAGACGTTCGAATACAAGCCATTATACAACAACAAGCGTGTCAACCTCATTGTCACAGTCGCAGGCTGGATGACTGGTTCTGTCGACGATGTCCGACTGCCTTTCTCCACTGTCGACCCTATCATGGGAGATATTTACTCAGTCAACTGGGAGCCGGAAATGCTGCAAAGTACCGGTGCAACCATGCAAATTCTGGGCACCGAGGCATTGACGCAGACTATTCAGCAGATTCTCGGAGCCACATTTCTGACCACGCTAATGGCAGGACTGTCTACTCCTCTGATCCTGGCCAAGATTTCCTATCTCATTGACAACCCATGGAGCGTATCCTGTGCCCGTGCAGATTCAGCAGGCCTGATTATGGCGGACTCCATCATCGAACGCAATCTTGGCGTCCGACCAATCACTCTTGTTGGCTTCTCACTCGGCGCTCGTGTCGTGTATGCCTGTCTCAAAGAACTTGCACGTCGCGGCGGGATTGGTCTAGTACAAAACGTCTACATGTTCGGCGCGCCGGTCGTGGTCAAGAAAGAAGATTGGGTCAAAGCGAAATCGGTCGTGCCAGGCCGATTCGTCAATGGATATGCCACTAACGATTGGATTCTTGGATACCTTTTCCGCGCCACTGGTGGCGGCGTGATGCGAATCGCCGGACTTGGCAAGGTAGATATTACTGGAATTGAGAACATCGACGTCACGGAAGACGTGCCAGGGCACATGGCTTACCGTGCGATGATGCCTACTTTGCTGGACAAGGTTGGTTGGATGGTAGACTCGCTTGAGTATTCGGAAATCGAGGATCCGGACCCCGACAACCATGAGAAAAGACAGCGAGAACTGATTAACGAGATTGAGGAAGCACGAAGACAGCTCGAGGAACAGCCTGAGAAGAAGGGTTTCAAATCTTTCTTTGTAAGGAAGAAAGTTCAGAAGAAGGCATGGGAAACTTATGATGAACGAAACATGAAAGTTCTGGAGGGTGATGAAAAGGAGGCCCAGAAGCTGGCCGAAGAGAACACCAATGTTATGTTCGATGTGGAAGCCATCCGCCGCGAGGCACTCGCGTTAGCTGTACAGCAGCCGGGTGATATTGAAGAGATCAAGAAGCATCTCAGCGTACGAGAGCTGCAGTCAACACTGCCTGCTCTCAAGGTCGATTTAAGCAAGCATGACAACTCGAGCGGTGGAAATACACCTAGTAGCGCGACGAGACCATCATTGGCACCTACGCAGTCGCAATCCCACGATGGGACGACAACAGTCAAAACAAGAGAGGTGTTCCCCAACGGCACACATAAAGACGACAATTACGAGCACGGCGTTTCCATGACTTTCGGATCACCCGATCGATCCCACACATCCGATCTCTCAAGAAGCGCTTCACACAATGCGTCAGCGTCCGTGCCTGTTGTAATGCCTCCTGCTTCTGGTATCTCGCGGCATGCGACACCCGAACCACAACGACCCGAAACTGCTTGGGGGCAGACGAGAGCTAAATTCGGACCTCCGCTAGAAAGACAGAATATGAGGAGCGTGACCAGCCCGTTCCCTTCGAGTCGAAACTTTGCTGAAGAGGAGATGGTGACAAGTCCAGACTATAATCCATGGGGCGGCGGCGCGGACGCGGATGACCCAGATTTTGGGAAGGAGAGGGAGGTCAAGATGACGTTTTAG